In Planctomycetota bacterium, the genomic stretch ACGTCCAACGTAGACACGGTGACCGAACGCGAGATCCAGAAGGCCCTCGACGCCTTGACCAAGGGCCGCACTACCATCGCCATCGCCCACCGCCTGTCCACCCTGCGCAACGCCGACCGCATCTTCGTCTTCGAGGAGGGCAAGGTCGTCGAGGTCGGCACCCACGAGGAACTCCTCGCGCGCGACGGCCTCTACGCCAAGATGGTCAAGATTCAGACCCAGCTCACGAAGGACAAGGAATCGGTGGACGACGTTCGCGCCCTGGCCGCCGAGGAGTCCGACGCCAAGTCCAAGGGCCAGGGCGCCGGCAAGGCCGACGAGAAGAGGCCCTGAGACGCGCCCCCGGGTGGGCGTCGCGGGCGACGAGAAGGACGAGGCCGATGGCTGACAAGTACGAAGGCATCCGCATCTTGGGGCCGGCCGACATCCGGTTCCACTACAACGACCTCGGCCAGCTCCGCGCCACCCTGGCCGACGGCACGGAACTCGACGAGGTACTCGTCTACCGCACCCGCCCCATCTCGGACCCCGACCGCTACATCTCGATCCGCGTGGGCGCCACGGCCACCGAGCAGCGCGAGATCGGCCTCATCCGCACCCTGGCCGCCCTCGGCCCCGACCAGCGCCGCCTGCTCAAGGAGGCCCTCGACCGCCGCTACTTCATCCACCTCATCTCCGAGATCCACTCCCTCACCGAGGAGTTCGGCTACCTCTACTGGGACTGCGAGACCGACAAGGGCCGCCGCCAATTCCCCACGGCGCGGTGGGACCAGAGCAAATGCGTCCACGCCGGCAACGGCTGCCACATCATCACCGACGTGGACGGCAACCGCTATCAGATCGCCGACATCGAGAAGCTCGACCCCGAGAGCCGCGCGCGGTTCCGCCGCTACATCTACTGGTAAGCCGCGCCCCGTCCGCCGGGCCGCGCGGCGACGGACGTCACAACTGTCGCTCGGCATCCAGGCTTCTCCGCTCATCGGACGGGAACCTCCCGCAGGTTACGGAACTTGCGGGAGGTTTGCTGTGGCAAGGCCGCCGCGTACAATAGGGCCGCCTCAACGATGTGAGCACACCCCTCACCCTCTTCGGAAAGGCGCGAAACCTCCGATGACCGCACAGTTCGCCTCCATTGCATCCGTGCTGGCCCTGGCCGCCCAATGGGCGTCGGCCGCCGCCACGCCGAGCTTCTCCGACTTCGACGCCCGGGCCAGAGCCGGCGAGCGCCTGCACGTGGTCTTCTTCGGCGCCTCGCTCACCTGGGGGGCCAACGCCACCGAGCCGAACCTCACGTCGTACCGTGGCCGCATGGCCGATCTCCTCGAAGAGCGCTATCCCCAGGCACGGTGGAAGTTCCACGACGCCGCCATCGGCGGCACGGGGTCGCAACTGGGCGTCTTCCGCCTCGACCGCGACGTGCTGCGCCACAGGCCCGACCTGGTGTTCCTGGACTTCTCGGCGAACGACGATATCTACAGCGACTCGCCCGAGACCCTGGCGAGCTACGAGGCCATCGTCCGCCGCATCATCACCGAGGCCAAGTGCCCCCTCGTCATCGTCCTCTTCCCGTTCCAGTGGAACGTGGCGGCGGGAACGACCGACGGCATGAAGCGCCGCGACGTGCATCTCGCCCTCGCCAAGGCCTACAACGTGCCGGTCGGCGACGCCATCGCGCTCGGCCAGCGGCTCGTCAGGGAGGGCAAGCTCACGATTCCGCAAATCTGGCCCGTGGACGGCGTTCACCCGGGCGATGTGGGCTATCGGATGTTCGCCGACGCCGCGTGGCAGGGCTTCCTCCAGGGCGTCGAGGGCAAGCTGGCGTGCGAGGCGCCGT encodes the following:
- a CDS encoding DUF1854 domain-containing protein, translated to MADKYEGIRILGPADIRFHYNDLGQLRATLADGTELDEVLVYRTRPISDPDRYISIRVGATATEQREIGLIRTLAALGPDQRRLLKEALDRRYFIHLISEIHSLTEEFGYLYWDCETDKGRRQFPTARWDQSKCVHAGNGCHIITDVDGNRYQIADIEKLDPESRARFRRYIYW
- a CDS encoding SGNH/GDSL hydrolase family protein, whose amino-acid sequence is MTAQFASIASVLALAAQWASAAATPSFSDFDARARAGERLHVVFFGASLTWGANATEPNLTSYRGRMADLLEERYPQARWKFHDAAIGGTGSQLGVFRLDRDVLRHRPDLVFLDFSANDDIYSDSPETLASYEAIVRRIITEAKCPLVIVLFPFQWNVAAGTTDGMKRRDVHLALAKAYNVPVGDAIALGQRLVREGKLTIPQIWPVDGVHPGDVGYRMFADAAWQGFLQGVEGKLACEAPSKMLYADTYMASARVRISSLGKLPAGWRVGAPHLTSAWYDALMSRWLDDLAIASNRTTAPDPETKKDKAVPQQAAPLKVKFSGSMVMLFGEKTLKSGKFRCTLDGKVVEHKDWATKKTLTEFDASARQFGGNTHLTQVIAEGLDPAAEHTLAIEPIFDADAEQELRLESICVAGGKAKVWREE